Part of the Xanthomonas sp. SI genome is shown below.
TGAAGATGGCATGCGGGAGCGCTTCGGCGTTCCCGCACGCCGTTCCGGCGCGTTTTAGCGCATTCGTCGCAGGATCTTTCGTACCTGCCGGATCACGTTATCGCTTTGAGCGTGTTCCGTGCAGACGTGATCAGCACCGCGATCAGCGCCGCATAGATAACCATGATCGCGGCTAGACGGGCTATCGATTTGCGCCAATCCGTGATGACGATTTTTTTGAGTTTGCGCCAGATACGTCCAAGCCGCTTGCCATCGGCAGGTCCGGATTCGTCCGCGGGGTAGGTGCCTGCGCACTCTGCGGGTTCCGCAGCGCCATGCCAGGCGATGTTGTCCATGAACTGCCACATGTTTGACAGCATCGCGACCAACAGGATCGCCAAGAGCAACACGCCGAGTATGGCTGCCAGCCATCCCTTGATGCTGCCTGGATGCGTCGTGTAGATGTCGGCCATGAAAATCGATGCCGACACGAGCAGTACCTGCGGTGTGAGATTGCGCAGGAATTCGAGAAAGGAGTTGCGGCCTTGGATCGGAAGTGCGGGCATGGGGCTTCAGGTGGCATCCATCAGACCCCAAGGTAGATAATTTTCGTCAAGGGCGGGGATTGCGTTGTAGACGCTTTACTCGAAGCGCATGCAGCGCCCGTAGCGCTCCGGCTGGATGTCCACGCCGGAGGCGTCGGCCTGGTTGTTCTTGCGCCACAGGTTCTGGCGGAAGTCCGAGCCGCTGCAGTTGGCGGCGCGGTCCACGCCGATCGTGTAGGTGTAGGGGTTGCCCTGGAAGGTGTTGTTCTCGAAGGTGTTGTCCTGGCTCATGCTGTTGTCCCAGCACAGGATCTCCGGGGTGCGCTGGCGAATCGAGCAGGCCAGGTAGATGCCGGAACCCTTGTTGCCGGTGAACTGGTTGCCGACGAACAGGTTGCGCCGCGCATCGGCCAGGTACACGCCCTGGCTGCCGTTGCGTTCCAGGCGATTGTTGCGGATCTCGCTGTCTTCCAGGTGCTCGGTGGTGATGCCGGCGGCGACGTTGTCGTGGATGTAGTTGTCGATCAGCTTGACCTTGGCGGTGCGGTTGAACGACACGCCGTCCCAGATCGCGCCGGACACGTCGTTGCGCTCGATCAGCAGGTCGCGGCTGTCGTACTCGCTGAGCAGGCAGGCGCTGCGGCACTTGCTCACGCGCAGCCCGGACAGCCGGATGTTCTGGCCGGCGCGCACCACCACCAGGCTGTTGCTCAGGTACGGACGCTCGGGCATGAATTCCTTCTCGGCGCTGCCGCCGACGATCTGCAATTGCTCGACCACGACATCGCGGATCGGCCGCTGCGGGCGTTCGTTCTGGTAGTCGCCGACCACGATGACCGGCTGCTGCACGCCGTCCTGCATGCG
Proteins encoded:
- a CDS encoding right-handed parallel beta-helix repeat-containing protein, encoding MNARPLLALLLPLAACLSSGCATAAAPASAATDCSVRAEPGDDLQAAVDRVPNDGKPATVCLTAGDFHVTKLLSIQRDGLRLRGQGDATVLRMQDGVQQPVIVVGDYQNERPQRPIRDVVVEQLQIVGGSAEKEFMPERPYLSNSLVVVRAGQNIRLSGLRVSKCRSACLLSEYDSRDLLIERNDVSGAIWDGVSFNRTAKVKLIDNYIHDNVAAGITTEHLEDSEIRNNRLERNGSQGVYLADARRNLFVGNQFTGNKGSGIYLACSIRQRTPEILCWDNSMSQDNTFENNTFQGNPYTYTIGVDRAANCSGSDFRQNLWRKNNQADASGVDIQPERYGRCMRFE